The proteins below come from a single Zonotrichia leucophrys gambelii isolate GWCS_2022_RI chromosome 3, RI_Zleu_2.0, whole genome shotgun sequence genomic window:
- the CD93 gene encoding complement component C1q receptor, producing the protein MATLRPLLLLLLLLAWRCGGEDAEVLCADSACYTLHRDESNWKNAQERCQDNGGNLAPAGSAGEAERLRELLASAGWAGPAWLGLTLPRGHCVRPQEPLRGFSWVAGGEQGNFSQWASEPAVTCVSARCVALKPPGPHGPAGWADRACRSTLPAFLCKFSFQGMCGLLPLAGRGTVTYATPFGVRSARLAAAPFGTLAEVRCDSGRAAAFAVCKGPLAGGGFAWHPPGPLCPVDCGHHNGGCQQLCLDVPGEPPRCACHPGYVLAADMASCLAEDSCHPNPCQGSCRPRPGGFECGCEPGYALAADGRGCSDVDECESGPCQHQCHNIPGGFQCLCRPGYRPAGPAGHQCHDVDECAQPHACPQLCINIPGSFRCTCRPGFQRQPGGDSCLDVDECLRDPCPGACRNFPGGYECLCPPGSLRDADGHGCSPGEAIPNRIPESSSIPESSTVIPQSSTVIPQSSGSIPKSSGIPQSSGIPRTTRIPWTTGIPRSLGMPTAGLGAGSDEHSADGPRLLLYYIVGSLVAILLLLAFALALVACRKRAARREKPPAKNAADNYCWVPEQPESRGERR; encoded by the coding sequence ATGGCCACGCTCCGgccgctcctgctgctgctgctgctgctggcctggcgCTGCGGAGGGGAGGACGCGGAGGTGCTGTGCGCCGACAGCGCCTGCTACACCCTGCACCGGGATGAGAGCAACTGGAAAAACGCCCAGGAGCGCTGCCAGGATAACGGAGGCAACCTGGCTCCGGCGGGCAGCGCGGGCGAGGCCGAGCGGCTGcgggagctgctggccagcgCCGGCTGGGCCGGCCCGGCCTGGCTCGGGCTCACCCTGCCCCGGGGCCACTGCGTGCGGCCGCAGGAGCCGCTGCGAGGCTTCTCCTGGGTGGCcggaggggagcagggcaacTTTTCGCAGTGGGCATCCGAGCCGGCCGTCACCTGCGTGAGCGCCCGCTGCGTGGCCCTGAAGCCGCCCGGGCCGCACGGCCCCGCCGGCTGGGCCGACCGGGCCTGCCGGAGCACGCTGCCGGCCTTCCTCTGCAAGTTCAGCTTCCAGGGCATGTGCGGGCTCCTGCCGCTGGCCGGCCGAGGCACGGTCACCTACGCCACGCCGTTCGGGGTGCGCAGCGCCCGCCTGGCCGCCGCTCCCTTCGGCACGCTGGCCGAGGTGCGGTGCGACAGCGGCCGGGCCGCGGCCTTCGCCGTCTGCAAGGGGCCGCTGGCCGGGGGCGGCTTCGCCTGGCACCCGCCGGGTCCGCTGTGCCCCGTGGACTGCGGGCACCACAACgggggctgccagcagctctgcctggacgTGCCCGGCGAGCCCCCGCGCTGCGCCTGCCACCCCGGCTACGTGCTGGCCGCCGACATGGCCTCCTGCCTCGCCGAGGATTCCTGCCACCCCaacccctgccagggctcctgccGCCCGCGGCCCGGCGGCTTCGAGTGCGGCTGCGAGCCCGGCTACGCCCTGGCGGCCGACGGGCGCGGGTGCTCGGATGTGGATGAGTGCGAGTCGGGGCCGTGCCAGCACCAGTGCCACAACATTCCCGGCGGCTTCCAGTGCCTCTGCCGGCCCGGCTACCGCCCCGCGGGGCCCGCTGGCCACCAGTGCCACGACGTGGACGAGTGTGCCCAGCCCCACGCGTGCCCGCAGCTCTGCATCAACATTCCCGGCTCCTTCCGCTGCACCTGCCGGCCCGGCTTCCAGCGGCAGCCGGGAGGAGATTCCTGCCTGGATGTGGATGAATGCCTGCGGGATCCGTGTCCCGGCGCCTGCCGCAACTTCCCCGGCGGCTACGAGTGCCTGTGCCCGCCTGGCTCCCTCCGGGACGCGGATGGCCACGGCTGCAGCCCCGGAGAGGCGATCCCAAACAGAATCCCAGAGAGCTCCAGCATCCCAGAGAGCTCCACTGTCATCCCACAGAGCTCCACTGTCATCCCACAGAGCTCCGGCAGCATCCCAAAGAGCTCCGGCATCCCACAGAGCTCCGGCATCCCCCGCACCACGCGCATCCCATGGACCACGGGCATCCCGCGTTCTCTGGGAATGCCCACGGCGGGATTGGGGGCCGGCTCGGACGAGCACAGCGCCGACGGGCCGCGGCTGCTGCTCTACTACATCGTGGGCAGCCTGGTggccatcctgctcctgctggcgTTCGCCCTGGCGCTCGTGGCTTGCAGGAAAAGGGCGGCCAGGAGGGAGAAGCCTCCGGCCAAAAACGCGGCCGATAATTATTGCTGGGTGCCCGAGCAGCCCGAGAGCCGCGGGGAGCGCAGGTAG